The Thermodesulfobacteriota bacterium genomic interval CCGCCGCGGAGGCGGAGGCCGGCTTGCGGCTCGGCATCCAGGGCCTGATCGCCAAGGGGCACGAAGCCGGCGGCCGGGTAGGCGACGAGACCACCTTCATCCTCCTGCAGCGCTTGCTGGCTGGCTTCTCCCTGCCGGTGTGGGCGCAAGGCGGCATCGGTCTTCATACCGCGGCTGCCTGTCTCGCCGCCGGCGCCGCCGGTGCGGTCCTGGACGCCCAGCTGGCCCTGGCCCGGGAGTCGCCCCTGGGGGCCGCCCTGCGCGCCGCCCTGTCCCGGGCCGACGGCCGGGACACCGTGCTCCTGGGTGAGGCCCTGGGGCGGCCGGTCCGGGCCTGCACCCTGGCCGGCCGCCACCGGCTGGCGGCCCTCCGGGAAGAGGAGCGGCGCCTGGCCGCCGCGGGGGGCGACCCATCGGCGGTGCGGGCGGCCTGGACCGGCTGCATCGCCGGTGCGGCCGGATTGCAGGACCCCGACGCCGATCTGCTGCTCCTTGGCCAGGATCTGGCCCTGGCCCCGGAGCTGGCCCGCCGTCTGGTCACCGCGGGCGGCATCGTCCAGGCCATCCGGCAGGCGGCCCGGCGGGGGCTTGCTCTGGCCGGCCGGCTGCGCCCCCTGGCGCCGGAGAGCGCCCTGGCCCGGGCCCACGGCACCCGCTACCCGGTGGTCCAGGGGCCCATGGCCCGGGTGAGCGATGTGCCGGCCTTTGCCGCAGCGGTGGCCGAGGCCGGCGGCCTGCCCTTCATGGCCGCGGCCTGGCTCCGGGCCCCGGAGCTGGAGGCGATGCTGGCCGCCACCCGGGCGGCCCTGGGGGAGCGGCCCTGGGGGGTGGGGCTCCTGGGCTTTCTACCCGCCGAGATCTGGCAAGAGCAGGTGGCGGTGCTCAAGCGCCAGGCCCCGCCCTTCGCCCTTGTTGCCGGCGGCCGGCCCGAGCAGGTGCTGGCGCTGGAAGGGCAGGGGATCGCCACCTATGTCCATGTCCCTTCCCTGGGCCTGCTTGACCTCTTTCTGGCAGCTGGTTGCCGCCGCCTGATCTTCGAGGGCCGGGAGGCGGGGGGCCACGTCGGGCCGCTGTCCAGCTTCGTGCTCTGGCAGGCGGTCCTGGACCGGCTGGCCGGGCTGCCGGCCAGCCGCAAGCGCGCCCTGTCCCTGCTTTTTGCCGGCGGCCTGCGGGACGCCAGCTCGGCGGCCATGGTCGCAGCCATGACCGCCGAGCTGG includes:
- a CDS encoding nitronate monooxygenase translates to MSDDRCFEVLACSLPSCAPDASLAIAGSRAGAVGILDLELCGDPGRAARELARLARFAGGPFGVRIPSAFDLHAVLLPALPAGCTTIILAGGLDPDPAPLLARLRGLPRRILLECVSAAEAEAGLRLGIQGLIAKGHEAGGRVGDETTFILLQRLLAGFSLPVWAQGGIGLHTAAACLAAGAAGAVLDAQLALARESPLGAALRAALSRADGRDTVLLGEALGRPVRACTLAGRHRLAALREEERRLAAAGGDPSAVRAAWTGCIAGAAGLQDPDADLLLLGQDLALAPELARRLVTAGGIVQAIRQAARRGLALAGRLRPLAPESALARAHGTRYPVVQGPMARVSDVPAFAAAVAEAGGLPFMAAAWLRAPELEAMLAATRAALGERPWGVGLLGFLPAEIWQEQVAVLKRQAPPFALVAGGRPEQVLALEGQGIATYVHVPSLGLLDLFLAAGCRRLIFEGREAGGHVGPLSSFVLWQAVLDRLAGLPASRKRALSLLFAGGLRDASSAAMVAAMTAELAEAGAAVGLQVGSAYLFTREAVASGAIVEPYRRQLLASRSTTLLESGPGHAVRCLDTPFARRFQAEKARLAAAGIPAEEARRQLELFEQGRLRLAAKGVARVAAADRPGERLLTPRDEAEQLAEGIYMVGQMAGIQDQVTTVAGLHQELCAGATAWCEQAASASRPAAEPDQGPPLDIAIIGLGGFFPDAPGVERYWENILNRVSPVREIPAERWDWRLYFDAGRQSPDRIYARWGTFLDEVPFDPVAYGMPPKVLHSVEPLHLLCLEAVRQALA